From a single Stackebrandtia endophytica genomic region:
- a CDS encoding cysteine desulfurase family protein, whose amino-acid sequence MTSVYLDAASTTPLHPVAKQTLDVAVADGWADPTKRYGQGRRARQLLDAARGSVAETLGVREEEVSFTGSGTQAVHSGVFGGLSGNRRIGETFVHSEVEHSAVFHAATWHRRHGGRSVGVPVDRRGRLRLDALTELLVDSPVGLVAVQSANHEVGTLQPIADVVEACRSVPLLVDASQSLGRAPVPDGWSYLTGSARKWGGPSGVGILVVRNGKRWHNPWPHDPGDPLATGGINLPAIVAAAASLRAVAAEREDEDARLRALTSLIRERVARIPWLEVVGDPTARLPHIVTFSYPFEDGEPLLIALDAAGFEVSAGSSCTAATLRPSHVLEAMGVLSHGNIRVSLHRGTTAEDVDRFTRVLPDVVARLRAEGGVVE is encoded by the coding sequence ATGACCTCCGTATATCTCGATGCGGCCTCCACGACCCCGTTGCACCCGGTCGCCAAGCAGACACTCGACGTGGCCGTCGCCGACGGTTGGGCCGACCCCACCAAGCGCTATGGACAGGGACGTCGTGCCCGACAACTCCTGGACGCCGCGCGCGGCAGTGTCGCCGAAACCCTTGGGGTGCGCGAAGAAGAGGTCAGCTTCACCGGCAGCGGCACCCAGGCGGTTCACTCCGGTGTTTTCGGCGGACTGTCGGGCAACCGGCGCATCGGTGAGACGTTCGTCCATAGTGAGGTTGAGCACTCCGCGGTGTTCCACGCCGCCACCTGGCATCGGCGACACGGCGGGCGGTCGGTGGGCGTTCCGGTGGATCGACGTGGCCGGTTGCGATTGGACGCGCTGACCGAGCTGCTGGTCGACTCCCCCGTCGGGCTGGTGGCGGTGCAAAGCGCCAATCACGAGGTGGGGACGCTCCAACCGATAGCCGATGTCGTCGAGGCATGTCGATCGGTACCGCTGTTGGTGGATGCCTCACAAAGCCTTGGACGTGCTCCGGTACCCGACGGGTGGTCCTATCTGACCGGAAGCGCCCGCAAATGGGGCGGCCCGTCCGGAGTGGGGATTCTGGTGGTCCGCAACGGAAAGCGGTGGCACAACCCGTGGCCACACGATCCGGGGGATCCGCTGGCCACCGGCGGTATCAATCTGCCCGCGATCGTGGCTGCGGCGGCATCACTGCGTGCGGTGGCCGCCGAACGAGAGGACGAGGATGCTCGGCTGCGTGCCTTGACGAGTCTCATTCGTGAACGGGTCGCACGGATTCCGTGGCTGGAGGTGGTGGGAGATCCCACGGCTCGACTACCGCACATCGTCACGTTCTCCTACCCGTTCGAGGACGGGGAGCCGCTGTTGATCGCGCTCGATGCGGCGGGCTTCGAGGTGTCGGCGGGCTCCTCCTGTACCGCGGCGACGTTGCGGCCGTCGCACGTGCTGGAGGCGATGGGGGTGTTGTCGCACGGCAACATCCGGGTCTCGCTGCACCGTGGCACCACTGCGGAGGACGTGGACCGCTTCACTCGGGTGTTGCCCGATGTCGTCGCACGGTTGCGTGCCGAGGGCGGCGTGGTGGAGTAG
- the coxB gene encoding cytochrome c oxidase subunit II gives MAAVTMPVLAGCTVQEAFSFGFPLTMPTTESKEIMDLWVGSAIAALAVGVFVWGLIFWCVIRYRKRSDELPVQTRYNLPMEVLFTVTPFLIIAVLFYYTVVVQTNITKLTENPDNTVTVTAFKWNWEFTYDDTDPDGDGPMQPVSGTVGTSDYIPILVLPTNETIRIKEESADVIHSFWVPDLLFKRDVMPGFVNEFEITIEQEGAYVGRCAELCGAYHSMMNFELRAVSSEDFQAYLGHLQDGLSTPEALEAIGQDPYATTTKPFDTKPNSGEAS, from the coding sequence ATGGCCGCAGTCACCATGCCGGTTCTGGCTGGCTGTACTGTGCAGGAGGCTTTCTCGTTCGGCTTCCCGCTGACCATGCCGACCACCGAGTCGAAGGAGATCATGGATCTCTGGGTCGGGTCGGCGATCGCGGCGTTGGCCGTGGGAGTCTTCGTGTGGGGACTGATCTTCTGGTGCGTGATTCGCTACCGCAAGCGCAGCGATGAACTGCCCGTTCAGACCCGGTACAACCTTCCGATGGAAGTGCTGTTCACGGTCACGCCCTTCCTCATCATCGCGGTGTTGTTCTACTACACGGTGGTCGTTCAGACCAACATCACCAAACTCACCGAGAATCCCGACAACACGGTCACCGTCACCGCGTTCAAGTGGAACTGGGAGTTCACCTACGACGACACCGACCCCGACGGGGACGGGCCGATGCAGCCCGTGTCGGGCACCGTGGGAACCAGTGACTACATTCCGATTCTGGTGCTGCCCACCAACGAGACCATTCGAATCAAGGAGGAGTCGGCTGACGTCATCCACTCCTTCTGGGTTCCGGACCTGCTGTTCAAGCGTGACGTGATGCCCGGATTCGTCAACGAATTCGAGATCACCATCGAGCAGGAGGGCGCCTATGTGGGCCGTTGTGCCGAGCTGTGCGGCGCCTATCACTCTATGATGAACTTTGAGCTGCGTGCGGTGTCCAGCGAGGACTTCCAGGCCTACCTGGGGCATCTCCAGGATGGTCTGAGCACCCCTGAGGCGTTGGAGGCCATCGGCCAGGATCCATACGCCACCACCACAAAGCCGTTCGACACCAAGCCCAATTCGGGCGAGGCGAGTTAG
- a CDS encoding cytochrome c oxidase subunit 4, producing MKTEARLFVVVTFTLYAFAALYGWWTWYDSPVGQMEVIGFTALLLSATLCGMVWGFLAFVARRLDPRPEDRADGEIAEAAGEVGFFSPGSYWPFGIAASATLVGIGIVFWMPWLIALGFISVILTACGLLFEYYTGARRLGPQ from the coding sequence ATGAAGACCGAGGCACGTCTATTCGTTGTGGTCACGTTCACCCTGTACGCCTTCGCGGCGCTGTACGGCTGGTGGACCTGGTACGACAGTCCGGTGGGGCAGATGGAGGTCATCGGATTCACCGCGCTGCTGCTGTCCGCCACGTTGTGCGGGATGGTCTGGGGCTTCCTGGCCTTCGTCGCGCGGCGCCTGGACCCTCGACCTGAGGACCGCGCCGACGGCGAGATCGCCGAGGCCGCCGGCGAGGTCGGCTTCTTCTCGCCGGGCAGCTACTGGCCCTTCGGCATCGCCGCGTCGGCGACCTTGGTCGGTATCGGCATCGTCTTCTGGATGCCCTGGCTGATCGCGCTGGGCTTCATCTCGGTGATCCTCACCGCCTGTGGGCTACTCTTCGAGTACTACACGGGTGCTCGTCGTCTTGGACCTCAATAG
- a CDS encoding DUF4878 domain-containing protein — MSYPPPGGQYPDPNQPGYGQQQPDYGQQPGYGQQQPGYGQQPGYGQPDPGAQQPGYGQPDPGAQQPGYGQPDPSGQQPGYGQQQPDYGQQPGYGQQPGYGQQPQQPGFGAPGQPQPGGYPAQPGFGPPAPTKSKTGLFIGLGIGGLAVVALVVVLVLTLGGGGTGSPSAAVTGFLNAAKDGNLEGMRSYACPSMQEDLTGDDTVSEEDLSSLLKEFFGDMEFEIVGEEIDGDTAKVEVDGNFPSDPDTSGVETINVQQIDGKWLVCDETF; from the coding sequence ATGTCCTATCCGCCTCCCGGCGGTCAATACCCCGACCCGAATCAGCCCGGGTACGGACAACAACAGCCGGACTACGGCCAACAGCCCGGCTATGGACAGCAACAACCCGGTTATGGGCAGCAGCCCGGTTACGGACAGCCAGACCCGGGAGCTCAGCAGCCCGGCTATGGCCAACCGGATCCTGGTGCTCAGCAGCCCGGTTACGGACAACCGGACCCCAGTGGGCAACAGCCCGGCTATGGGCAACAACAGCCGGACTACGGCCAACAGCCGGGTTATGGTCAACAACCCGGTTACGGACAACAGCCGCAGCAGCCCGGGTTCGGCGCACCCGGACAACCGCAACCGGGCGGATACCCGGCACAGCCCGGGTTCGGACCACCCGCACCGACGAAGAGTAAGACCGGTCTGTTCATCGGTCTGGGAATCGGTGGTTTGGCGGTCGTCGCGTTGGTCGTCGTCCTGGTCCTGACTCTGGGTGGGGGCGGCACCGGATCCCCCTCTGCTGCGGTCACCGGATTCCTCAACGCGGCCAAGGACGGCAATCTGGAGGGAATGCGCAGCTACGCGTGCCCGTCGATGCAGGAGGACCTGACCGGCGACGACACTGTGTCCGAAGAGGATCTCAGTAGTCTCCTGAAGGAATTCTTCGGTGACATGGAGTTCGAGATCGTCGGTGAAGAGATCGACGGGGATACCGCCAAGGTGGAGGTCGACGGAAATTTCCCGAGCGACCCCGACACCAGCGGAGTCGAGACTATCAATGTGCAACAGATAGACGGCAAATGGCTTGTTTGTGACGAGACGTTCTAG
- a CDS encoding DUF4878 domain-containing protein: MTYPPSYHGNQPAPPDRASGTKGFLIGGITVAVLAAIGSVLVLIFGFETETPGTSAEPAMTPTEVTQTYMTAIVDADLVAAYELRCDEDVQEVHEKWGGTTPSDKAIEDAQENAENLSFSIIEGSENISGETATVQADVTSEFGSSVVTANLVREEGAWRVCGEFT; the protein is encoded by the coding sequence ATGACTTATCCCCCCTCATACCACGGAAATCAACCCGCACCGCCTGACCGAGCCTCGGGAACCAAGGGGTTCCTGATCGGTGGAATCACGGTCGCCGTCTTGGCCGCCATCGGGAGTGTCCTGGTCCTGATCTTCGGCTTCGAGACCGAAACCCCGGGAACGTCGGCTGAACCCGCGATGACTCCCACCGAGGTGACCCAGACGTACATGACCGCCATCGTGGACGCCGATCTGGTGGCCGCCTACGAACTGCGGTGCGATGAGGACGTCCAAGAGGTACATGAGAAGTGGGGTGGGACGACCCCGTCGGATAAGGCGATCGAGGATGCCCAGGAGAACGCCGAGAACCTGTCGTTCTCGATAATCGAGGGCTCGGAGAACATCTCGGGGGAGACCGCGACGGTACAGGCCGACGTCACCTCGGAGTTCGGCTCGTCGGTGGTGACGGCGAACCTGGTCCGCGAAGAGGGCGCCTGGAGGGTGTGCGGCGAGTTCACCTAG
- a CDS encoding Lrp/AsnC family transcriptional regulator gives MITAIVLIECATDAIPEVAQQIADLPGVSEVYSTAGNVDLIAVVRVREFDDIADVIAGSISKVPGVADTETHIAFRAYSKHDLEETFAIGFED, from the coding sequence ATGATCACCGCCATCGTGCTTATCGAGTGCGCCACCGACGCGATTCCGGAAGTGGCCCAGCAGATCGCCGACCTTCCCGGAGTCAGCGAGGTCTATTCGACGGCCGGAAATGTGGACTTGATCGCCGTCGTTCGCGTCCGTGAGTTCGACGACATCGCCGACGTCATCGCCGGAAGCATCAGCAAGGTGCCGGGGGTCGCCGATACCGAGACTCACATCGCCTTCCGCGCCTACTCCAAACACGACCTGGAGGAGACCTTCGCCATCGGGTTCGAGGACTAG
- a CDS encoding NUDIX hydrolase has product MSHGRSAARKPTSVLRRSAYRAFYLLPKSVRRRLVRIATPTYTVGAVVLLYNLDRTKLLMLRQPPGFGWGLPAGLLERGERPIQAAVRELGEESGIELAISDVEPAVPSAVVHTNGRWVDTVFVGQVDPDAVTLAVDGAEVLDAQWWPVNALPPVTVAASRLMAHYRLGPYADYPETARID; this is encoded by the coding sequence ATGAGCCACGGCCGTTCCGCGGCACGCAAACCCACCTCGGTACTGCGTCGGTCGGCCTACCGGGCTTTCTACCTGCTCCCCAAGTCGGTACGGCGTCGGCTGGTACGCATAGCCACACCCACCTACACCGTCGGCGCGGTGGTCCTGCTGTACAACCTGGACCGGACCAAGCTGCTCATGCTGCGTCAACCGCCGGGATTCGGCTGGGGACTGCCAGCGGGCCTGCTCGAACGTGGTGAGCGCCCGATTCAGGCCGCGGTCCGGGAACTGGGCGAGGAGAGCGGCATCGAACTGGCGATCTCCGATGTGGAACCGGCCGTTCCCAGCGCGGTGGTTCACACCAACGGACGTTGGGTCGACACCGTCTTCGTGGGGCAGGTTGATCCCGACGCTGTGACCCTGGCCGTCGACGGGGCCGAGGTACTCGACGCCCAGTGGTGGCCGGTCAACGCCCTACCACCGGTCACGGTGGCCGCGTCCCGGTTGATGGCTCACTACCGGTTGGGACCGTATGCCGACTATCCCGAGACGGCCCGCATCGACTGA